From the Diospyros lotus cultivar Yz01 chromosome 13, ASM1463336v1, whole genome shotgun sequence genome, one window contains:
- the LOC127789138 gene encoding eukaryotic translation initiation factor 2 subunit beta-like isoform X3: MAEESKIEAKEDVPDILPFDPTKKKKKKKPVNQDAGPDASGKLAETIEDLSISEGVENAFVGLKKKKKKPVETDSLDEENVDMGEDLNGNNLVGENEEGEEITLQQQYPWEGSDRDYEYEELLSRVFHILRENNPELAGDRRRTVMRPPQVLREGTKKTVFVNFMDSCKTMHRQPEHVMTFLLAEMGTTGSLDGQQRLVVKGRFAPKNFEGILRRYIMWFWALCCSNQGWFCCPCWA, encoded by the exons ATGGCCGAAGAAAGTAAGATAGAAGCCAAAGAAGATGTTCCAGAC ATTTTACCATTTGATCCtactaagaagaagaagaaaaagaagccaGTCAACCAGGATGCTGGGCCAGATGCCTCTGGCAAATTAGCTGAGACAATTGAGGACCTTTCAA TTTCTGAGGGAGTTGAAAATGCATTCGTTGgtttgaaaaagaagaaaaagaagcca GTAGAAACCGATTCCTTGGATGAAGAGAATGTTGACATGGGAGAAGATCTCAATG GTAATAATCTTGTAGGTGAGAatgaagagggagaagaaatcACTTTACAACAACAATATCCATGGGAAGGAAGTGATCGAGATTATGAGTATGAGGAG CTTCTTAGCAGAGTGTTCCATATCCTTCGGGAAAATAATCCAGAGCTTGCTGGGGACAGGCGTAGGACTGTTATGAGGCCACCACAAGTTCTTCGAGAAGGCACAAAAAAGACTGTCTTTGTGAATTTCATGGATTCGTGCAAGAC GATGCACAGGCAGCCAGAGCACGTGATGACTTTCTTGCTTGCTGAAATGGGAACTACTGGGTCTCTTGATGGGCAGCAGAGGTTGGTTGTTAAGGGCAGATTTGCTCCTAAAAACTTTGAAGGGATTCTGCGTAGATACATCA